The proteins below are encoded in one region of Oncorhynchus gorbuscha isolate QuinsamMale2020 ecotype Even-year linkage group LG01, OgorEven_v1.0, whole genome shotgun sequence:
- the LOC124042912 gene encoding Bardet-Biedl syndrome 5 protein homolog isoform X1 — MASMLDVLWEDRDVRFDITAQQMKTRPGEVLIDCLDSIEDTKGNNGDRGRLLVTNLRIIWHSLALPRVNLSVGYNSIINITTRTANSKLRGQTEALYILTKSNNTRFEFIFTNVVPGSPRLFTSVIAVHRAYETSKMYRDLKLRGALIQNKQLRLLPREEVYDKINGVWNLSSDQGNLGTFFITNVRIVWHANMNESFNVSIPYLQIRSIRIRDSKFGLALVIESSQQTGGYVLGFKIDPMDKLQDAVKEINSLHKVYSANPIFGVDYEMEEKPQPLEELTVDQPPDDVEIEPDEQTDAFTAYFADGNKQQDREPMFSEELGIAVEKLKEGFTLQGLWEVMG; from the exons ATGGCGTCTATGTTGGATGTTCTCTGGGAGGATAGAGATGTTAGATTCGATATAACCGCACA GCAAATGAAAACGCGACCTGGCGAGGTCTTGATAGACTGCCTTGATTCCATTGAAGACACCAAAGGAAACAATGGGGATCGAG GGAGGCTCCTGGTAACAAATCTGAGAATCATCTGGCATTCTTTGGCTCTGCCAAGAGTCAATTTGT CTGTTGGATACAATTCCATTATTAACATCACAACAAGGACAGCTAACTCT AAATTGAGAGGCCAGACTGAAGCACTGTATATCTTGACAAAGTCTAACAATACAAGATTTGAGTTCATTTTCACCAATGTGGTTCCAGGGAGTCCGAGACTATTTACATCTGTCATTGCTGTTCACAG GGCTTATGAGACCTCTAAAATGTACCGTGACCTGAAGCTGAGAGGAGCTCTTATTCAAAATAAACAATTGAGGCTTTTGCCTCGAGAGGAAGTGTATGACAAAATCAACGGTGTGTGGAATTTATCCAGTGACCAG GGTAATCTAGGGACCTTTTTCATCACCAATGTTCGGATCGTGTGGCATGCCAATATGAACGAGAGCTTCAACGTCAGCATTCCCTATCTTCAAATT CGTTCCATCAGAATAAGAGACTCAAAGTTTGGCCTAGCTTTGGTGATAGAAAGCTCTCAGCAG ACTGGAGGATATGTGCTTGGATTTAAGATCGACCCAATGGATAAGCTTCAAGATGCAGTTAAAGAGATCAACTCGCTGCACAAAGTCTACTCTGCCAACCCCATCTTTGGAGTGGACTATGAGATGGAGGAAAAG CCTCAGCCACTGGAGGAGCTGACAGTGGACCAGCCCCCCGATGATGTGGAAATTGAGCCCGATGAGCAGACTGATGCTTTCACT GCTTACTTTGCTGATGGCAATAAGCAACAAGACCGGGAACCTATGTTTTCTGAGGAGCTGGGAATTGCAGTTGAAAAATTGAAGGAGGGGTTCACACTTCAAGGACTCTGGGAAGTCATGGGCTGA
- the LOC124042912 gene encoding Bardet-Biedl syndrome 5 protein homolog isoform X2: MASMLDVLWEDRDVRFDITAQQMKTRPGEVLIDCLDSIEDTKGNNGDRGRLLVTNLRIIWHSLALPRVNLSVGYNSIINITTRTANSKLRGQTEALYILTKSNNTRFEFIFTNVVPGSPRLFTSVIAVHRAYETSKMYRDLKLRGALIQNKQLRLLPREEVYDKINGVWNLSSDQGNLGTFFITNVRIVWHANMNESFNVSIPYLQICSIRVRDSKFGLALVIESFHQTGGYVLGFKIDPMDKLQDAVKEINSLHKVYSANPIFGVDYEMEEKPQPLEELTVDQPPDDVEIEPDEQTDAFTAYFADGNKQQDREPMFSEELGIAVEKLKEGFTLQGLWEVMG; the protein is encoded by the exons ATGGCGTCTATGTTGGATGTTCTCTGGGAGGATAGAGATGTTAGATTCGATATAACCGCACA GCAAATGAAAACGCGACCTGGCGAGGTCTTGATAGACTGCCTTGATTCCATTGAAGACACCAAAGGAAACAATGGGGATCGAG GGAGGCTCCTGGTAACAAATCTGAGAATCATCTGGCATTCTTTGGCTCTGCCAAGAGTCAATTTGT CTGTTGGATACAATTCCATTATTAACATCACAACAAGGACAGCTAACTCT AAATTGAGAGGCCAGACTGAAGCACTGTATATCTTGACAAAGTCTAACAATACAAGATTTGAGTTCATTTTCACCAATGTGGTTCCAGGGAGTCCGAGACTATTTACATCTGTCATTGCTGTTCACAG GGCTTATGAGACCTCTAAAATGTACCGTGACCTGAAGCTGAGAGGAGCTCTTATTCAAAATAAACAATTGAGGCTTTTGCCTCGAGAGGAAGTGTATGACAAAATCAACGGTGTGTGGAATTTATCCAGTGACCAG GGTAATCTAGGGACCTTTTTCATCACCAATGTTCGGATCGTGTGGCATGCCAATATGAACGAGAGCTTCAACGTCAGCATTCCCTATCTTCAAATT TGTTCCATCAGAGTAAGAGACTCAAAGTTTGGTCTGGCTTTGGTGATAGAAAGCTTTCATCAG ACTGGAGGATATGTGCTTGGATTTAAGATCGACCCAATGGATAAGCTTCAAGATGCAGTTAAAGAGATCAACTCGCTGCACAAAGTCTACTCTGCCAACCCCATCTTTGGAGTGGACTATGAGATGGAGGAAAAG CCTCAGCCACTGGAGGAGCTGACAGTGGACCAGCCCCCCGATGATGTGGAAATTGAGCCCGATGAGCAGACTGATGCTTTCACT GCTTACTTTGCTGATGGCAATAAGCAACAAGACCGGGAACCTATGTTTTCTGAGGAGCTGGGAATTGCAGTTGAAAAATTGAAGGAGGGGTTCACACTTCAAGGACTCTGGGAAGTCATGGGCTGA
- the klhl41a gene encoding LOW QUALITY PROTEIN: kelch-like protein 41a (The sequence of the model RefSeq protein was modified relative to this genomic sequence to represent the inferred CDS: inserted 4 bases in 2 codons; substituted 1 base at 1 genomic stop codon), whose translation MDPKAVREDLRLFQSTLLQDGLKELLNENKLIDCILKVGDRSLPCHRLILAACSPYFRELYFSGDAKEMDKEVVLENLDPTIMEMIVNYMYSAEIDITDDNVQDIFAVADRFQIPSVFTVCANFLQKKLSPGNCMAIFRMALVLNCPRLALASRDYIADRFETLAKEDDFLELASHELFAVIGADSLSVEKEEVVFESLMKWIRKDKENRVKTLDEAFGCVRFRLLPEKYFNEKVEKDDIIKSDPELLKKIKVIKDSFSGKLPEKKTGESGKDASNGEVEEDNXGYLNDIKRVGMHSKDLVLMINDTAAVAYDGIENECFLAALTEQIPHNHVSLTSEKNDLFILGGLFVHEEDKEAPLQCYFYQLDILAADWIALPPMPSPRCLFSMGEFGNKLFAVAGKDLQSNVSLDSVMCYDVETMKWAETKKLPLKIHGHSVVSQNGLVYCIGGKTDDKKATNKMFAYNHKKXEWKELSVMKMARSMFGAVVHNGKIVVTGGVNEDGLTAASEAYDFGNNKWVPFTDFPQERSSVNLVSSGGLLYAIGGFTIVATEDDKVAPTEIIDVWQYEDKSKWTGMLXEMRYAAGASCVSMRLNAAKMPKL comes from the exons ATGGATCCGAAAGCCGTAAGGGAAGATCTGCGACTGTTTCAGAGCACCCTGCTCCAGGATGGCCTGAAAGAGCTTCTGAACGAGAACAAGCTTATTGACTGCATTCTGAAAGTGGGAGACAGAAGCTTGCCCTGTCATAGACTCATTTTGGCAGCCTGTAGTCCTTATTTCCGAGAGCTTTACTTCTCAGGCGACGCTAAGGAAATGGATAAGGAGGTCGTTCTGGAGAATTTGGATCCCACAATCATGGAGATGATTGTGAATTACATGTATTCAGCAGAGATCGACATCACAGACGACAATGTGCAGGATATCTTTGCTGTGGCAGACCGTTTCCAGATCCCCTCAGTGTTCACTGTGTGTGCAAATTTCCTACAGAAGAAGCTGTCCCCGGGTAACTGTATGGCCATATTCAGAATGGCACTGGTGCTCAACTGTCCTAGACTGGCATTGGCAAGTCGAGACTACATTGCAGATCGTTTTGAAACCCTGGCCAAGGAGGATGACTTCTTAGAGCTGGCCTCTCATGAACTCTTTGCTGTCATCGGAGCGGACTCTCTCAGTGTAGAAAAGGAGGAGGTGGTGTTTGAATCCCTGATGAAATGGATTCGAAAAGACAAGGAGAACCGTGTCAAGACTCTGGATGAGGCCTTTGGCTGCGTCCGTTTCCGTTTACTCCCAGAGAAGTACTTCAATGAGAAAGTGGAAAAGGATGACATCATCAAGTCTGACCCTGAGCTCCTCAAAAAAATCAAAGTAATCAAAGATTCCTTTTCCGGGAAACTCCCCGAAAAGAAGACAGGAGAGTCAGGGAAGGATGCATCTAATGGTGAAGTAGAAGAGGATAA AGGTTACCTGAATGATATCAAGAGAGTTGGTATGCATTCCAAGGATCTTGTGTTGATGATCAACGACACTGCTGCAGTGGCCTATGATGGCATTGAAAACGAATGCTTCCTTGCTGCATTGACTGAGCAGATACCACACAACCATGTCAGCCTGACGTCAGAGAAGAATGATCTCTTTATCCTGGGAGGATTGTTTGTCCATGAAGAGGATAAAGAAGCTCCATTACAGTGCTACTTTTATCAG CTGGATATCCTTGCTGCTGATTGGATAGCTCTGCCTCCTATGCCCTCTcccagatgtctgttcagtatgGGAGAATTTGGCAATAAATTGTTTGCTGTAGCTGGTAAAGATCTACAGTCCAACGTGTCTCTTGACTCTGTAATGTGCTATGATGTTGA GACAATGAAGTGGGCTGAGACCAAAAAGCTGCCTCTGAAAATCCATGGTCATAGTGTTGTCTCCCAGAATGGGTTGGTGTACTGTATCGGAGGGAAGACAGATGACAAG AAAGCAACCAATAAGATGTTTGCGTACAACCACAAGAAGTGAGAATGGAAGGAGCTGTCTGTTATGAAAATGGCAAGATCCATGTTTGGGGCAGTCGTTCACAATGGGAAGATTGTGGTGACTGGAGGGGTCAATGAAGATGGTCTCACCGCAGCATCTGAAGCATATGACTTTGGAAACAACAA GTGGGTGCCCTTCACAGATTTCCCCCAGGAGAGGAGCTCCGTGAACCTGGTCAGTAGTGGAGGATTGCTATATGCCATTGGAGGCTTTACCATTGTGGCGACGGAGGACGACAAAGTTGCCCCTACGGAAATCATTGACGTCTGGCA GTACGAGGATAAAAGTAAATGGACCGGAATGCT AGAGATGCGTTATGCCGCAGGGGCCTCCTGTGTGTCTATGCGCCTCAATGCCGCCAAAATGCCTAAATTATGA